In Papaver somniferum cultivar HN1 chromosome 9, ASM357369v1, whole genome shotgun sequence, the genomic stretch TCTGCGACATTGTTGCTTCCAGTGGGGTTTTATTGCAAATTCCAAATACTGAAATACGTGCTCTTAACCACAATTAGCAAGACGTAGCCCTTAGCACTTTCTATTAGTTCtacttcatattttgcataatcaaGGTCCTATAAATGACAATGTCCAAGAGAACAAACAAATAAACTAAAAATCTTACAAGGTAGATTGCCCTAGACAACGGCTTCCTTAGTGTACGATAAGCATCAATTACCCGAGATGACTGTTCAGCAGCAAACTCCTTTTCTTTCTAAAAAAACATACACAAGAATCAATATAAATCATAAACTGTAAAAATAAGTAAAATTGTGTGATAATGGTGAAACAAACCTCGGATTTCATATGTACCAAATCAGGATGAAGTTTCTTTTGCCAATTTTTATATGTTTTCTCCAGATTGGTATCCTCTATCGCAAACGCTTTCTCCCTGCTATGTTACAAATCCAATTAGGGCATCTTGACAAACAGTTTCCGTCTACAACAATCCGAACAAAAAATAATCAACATACTCACAATCCGAAAATCTGGAAATAATCCACGGAAGCATGAACTGGTTGAACGCTTTTACAAGAGTCACAAGAGAGAAATGGTTTAGACACAGCAACAACTCCACAATTCCAGCATCTCCCAGAATTTTCATCTAATGAATAGAAATTCTTCCTGTAATTCGCTATAAAACTGTTGCCACAAGAGCTCTTAGAAACCCTAGATTCTCCAGCATGGTGAAACGAACAAGAAATAACACTAGTAGGTTGTAATTTGGGATCCAAACTAGTTGAAAATCGAGAATTTGGACGTGATTTTCTGCTTAGGATTTTGGTGGCAGAGACCCAGagatttcttttctgcatttttTTACTTTCTCTCCAGTCTTCACCGAATCAATTTCATACCTGTAGTAAATAAACTAGTAATAAATACTACGGGcctacttgggtgcctttagtaattagTTACTCCGACTCTTGGCCATATTGGTTGCCCTAAGAACTTTTAGCCCTTTTTTGCAGCTCTTTTTTCTAACTTCAAACTTCTGGTTCTCTTCATTCTCACTGTCTAGGGTTTAGTGACTTTATGCTCCTCGATTCACAGACTTATGGTGCATCGAGTAGAGTAACTTTGAGAAGGATTAATTAGCCATGGATGCAGAGGACTCAAAGATACTTTCACAGGttctcttctttctcttgttTACATCTATTGTTTAATTTGCTGTCTAGGGTTTATATACCTTCTCAAATTACGGCGTTATTTTCAGTTgattctttctttattttattcAGTTTAGAGTGTTTTCTTTTGAGTAACATTGTTATAATCTGGAGTCTATACATATTATAGCACTTTCGTAGTTGGTTTAGGTTTAGAAGCCTGAGCCATGAATTAGACTTCAAATTCGAAAAAAACATACTCCAAAACTATCTACAAAAGCTAGATTCTGATGAGATGAGTTGAAGCAACCATTTATAAAACATTCATCAGTGGTTGGTAGAAATTATTGTGATCTAAACCACCTGCATTTTGGCCGTCTATCAACTGGAAATGTGTTTCCTCGTTTGGGGATTTTCTTGAGCATGTTTTGGCAACTGAGAGAGCCTGTAAGTTTGTTTTGATGCTCTATTGAGTTGTGTAAGAACTGCAAGTGTTTGGCATGTATTATGACAATTAGGAATTTGCAACCCTTGTTTATGCAATCATGAATGAAAGAGCTTCACACAACAAACACGTTGCTCACCCAATCCAGCAGTATAATTAGAGTACAAACCTGTGCAGTCAATAAGTAAAACCTACTTCTCCAGTGTTTTGGATTTGTTTTTAGAATTCTGATGATTTAGCTATATGGATTTCTTTTTATAGTTTCTTAATTGGTGGAAGCTATTATTCAATCTTGTTAGTTTTTTCGTAGTTATTGTGGATATTGAAAAACTCGATTGCTGGATCAGCATGTAGAAAAGGTATGTAGTATTCTAGTTAAGGATAGTACGCATGCCACAGTTGACTGCGTCTTTGCCACCCTTACGCATCCTATACATGTTTACGTTAGTTTGTCAACTCTTGGAACATtgaagataatcatagttcatgaTCAAAGCAGAACTAGGTTAACTAGGGGAGAGGTTAAGCAAGATGACATGACCGATGGTGGAATTTAGTCAAGTATTAGTTTGTTCGCTCGATGAAGGTGTCAGGgttgcctctattcaacttacaaaGGAATTGAACAGATTAGGTGAACATATTAAGCAGAAGAGGAACAGCCGAACAACAGAAAAAAAACTACCATTTCTAGGCATGGTTTCGCTTTTGTATTTAGCATTCTAGAATGAATTCGATACAGGCTTAGGCtcaatctcaaattgtttcacaTGTGAGATGCCAAATCAGGCTTCTTACTGTTTGTTTCAACCGGCAATAATATTTTGCAAAGTAAATAGAGTCAGAGATAAGTATCAAATGCCAGTGACTATAGTTACTATTAGGTTTACAGGGTCCTCTGTAGTTTCAAATGAGGCTGGCGGTGAAGTGTACGCAAGAATACCTCCACCTCTTTTTCTGGCCTGATTTCTCTCTTCCGTGACCAGGACTACCTTCATCGGTGGCGTTCACCTTGACACCAACTTCTTCATTATCATGTGAAGGTTTTACAGCTTCATTTTCATTGTATGTCAGGGGAACATTATTTCCTAAAGGTGATGCTGGAGCTGTGCGGTTATTTTCCAGTTCTCTTGATGTGTAAGTTGGTTTTGATCTGCATGCAAGTAATTAGGGAAGTTAACAAATAAGAGAAAGAAGAGTACTTAGGTTTTCATATTGTAGACATATGGTCAAGGGTTCCTTTAGTGAACAATTTGTAAAATATATATAAAGTAAAGTATATAGCACACACTAACTC encodes the following:
- the LOC113308458 gene encoding iron-sulfur cluster co-chaperone protein HscB, mitochondrial-like isoform X1; translated protein: MQKRNLWVSATKILSRKSRPNSRFSTSLDPKLQPTSVISCSFHHAGESRVSKSSCGNSFIANYRKNFYSLDENSGRCWNCGVVAVSKPFLSCDSCKSVQPVHASVDYFQIFGFREKAFAIEDTNLEKTYKNWQKKLHPDLVHMKSEKEKEFAAEQSSRVIDAYRTLRKPLSRAIYLLGLEGIHVDEERTVSDPELLAEILDIREAVDEASNSQSLKQIQGQVQEKLEIWSKSFESAFKKKKFEDAVTSIQRMTYYDRINDEIVKKL
- the LOC113308458 gene encoding iron-sulfur cluster co-chaperone protein HscB, mitochondrial-like isoform X2; this translates as MQKRNLWVSATKILSRKSRPNSRFSTSLDPKLQPTSVISCSFHHAGESRVSKSSCGNSFIANYRKNFYSLDENSGRCWNCGVVAVSKPFLSCDSCKSVQPVHASVDYFQIFGLEKAFAIEDTNLEKTYKNWQKKLHPDLVHMKSEKEKEFAAEQSSRVIDAYRTLRKPLSRAIYLLGLEGIHVDEERTVSDPELLAEILDIREAVDEASNSQSLKQIQGQVQEKLEIWSKSFESAFKKKKFEDAVTSIQRMTYYDRINDEIVKKL